A stretch of Rubinisphaera margarita DNA encodes these proteins:
- a CDS encoding transposase, which produces MSFFFWGHSRDRFVFLDETGLDTKMIRRYGWGPKSTRVISEVPFGHWKTTTFLAGLTTRGFIAPLVVDGAMNGEIFPGYVQQHLLRELRPGDIVVLDNLSSHKRSGVREAIESADASLVYPPPRGHGSVQRNEML; this is translated from the coding sequence TTGTCGTTCTTCTTTTGGGGCCACAGTCGAGATCGCTTTGTTTTTCTCGATGAGACCGGCCTGGACACAAAGATGATCCGCCGCTACGGCTGGGGACCGAAGTCCACTCGAGTGATCAGTGAAGTCCCGTTCGGGCACTGGAAAACAACGACGTTTCTGGCGGGTCTGACCACACGTGGCTTCATTGCCCCTTTGGTAGTCGACGGCGCCATGAACGGGGAGATCTTTCCTGGCTACGTGCAGCAGCACCTGCTGCGAGAACTCCGGCCGGGAGACATCGTGGTCTTGGATAATCTCTCCAGCCATAAGCGATCGGGAGTCAGAGAAGCGATCGAGTCCGCGGATGCCAGCCTGGTTTATCCGCCTCCCCGAGGTCATGGATCAGTACAGCGGAACGAAATGCTGTAA
- a CDS encoding carboxypeptidase-like regulatory domain-containing protein codes for MKSLLTGLACCSLILAPMFAQAETARTTTATKPAINDVALSEAGTLQGRAVDGQGKPLDGAKVSVRQNSEVVATAVTDAEGKFAVAGLGTGIYELQAGQGQGLVRAWDTHIAPPAAKNNVLIVSGATARTQSGLFCDPLDTITLGLAITGTALGAAALADDGGETRIIVSP; via the coding sequence ATGAAATCACTTTTGACCGGACTGGCCTGCTGCAGTCTGATCCTCGCCCCGATGTTCGCCCAGGCGGAGACTGCTCGCACAACTACCGCGACCAAGCCCGCGATCAACGACGTTGCTCTGTCCGAAGCGGGAACCCTTCAGGGTCGCGCTGTCGATGGACAGGGGAAGCCTCTCGACGGAGCCAAGGTTTCCGTTCGCCAGAACAGCGAAGTCGTTGCCACAGCCGTGACCGACGCCGAAGGCAAGTTCGCCGTCGCCGGTCTCGGAACAGGCATTTACGAACTGCAGGCCGGACAGGGTCAGGGACTCGTCCGTGCCTGGGATACGCACATCGCTCCGCCGGCCGCCAAGAACAACGTTCTGATCGTCAGCGGTGCCACCGCCCGGACTCAGTCGGGTCTGTTCTGCGATCCGCTCGACACCATCACCCTCGGCCTCGCCATCACCGGTACTGCACTGGGTGCAGCCGCTCTGGCCGACGACGGCGGTGAAACTCGTATCATCGTCAGCCCGTAA
- a CDS encoding alpha/beta hydrolase, protein MKTLLAFLLTLLILPAGLIRAEDLVTPTTVELWPDGAPAAKGDEPADRPTVTVYQPSVRFDKKCAVIVCPGGGYGGHAMGHEGAEIAGWLNSNRVTAFVLKYRLAPYQHPVPMHDVQRAIRHVRANAKEYGIDPNKVGVLGFSAGGHLASTAVTHFDEGNSEASDPVDQQSCRPDFGILCYPVITMKTPTTHGGSRKNLLGSDPPEDLVELMSNELQVTDKTPPTFLFHTFEDTAVPPLNSVLFYQAMIEHKVPGELHIFQAGRHGVGLGRSIPATNAWSTLAENWMRSNSWID, encoded by the coding sequence ATGAAAACGTTGCTCGCATTTCTACTCACGCTGCTGATTCTGCCGGCAGGGCTGATTCGTGCCGAAGACCTCGTCACACCGACGACAGTGGAACTTTGGCCGGACGGTGCTCCGGCGGCCAAAGGCGATGAGCCGGCTGATCGTCCCACGGTCACTGTCTACCAACCGTCAGTGCGATTCGACAAGAAGTGTGCCGTCATTGTCTGCCCGGGCGGCGGGTACGGTGGACACGCCATGGGGCATGAGGGAGCCGAGATCGCAGGATGGCTCAACTCGAATCGCGTGACCGCATTCGTCCTCAAGTACCGGCTCGCGCCCTATCAGCATCCGGTTCCCATGCACGACGTGCAGCGGGCGATTCGGCACGTGCGGGCCAATGCCAAAGAGTACGGAATCGATCCGAACAAGGTGGGCGTGCTCGGCTTCTCCGCCGGCGGCCATCTGGCTTCGACCGCGGTCACGCATTTCGACGAAGGAAATTCCGAAGCCAGCGATCCAGTCGACCAGCAGAGTTGCCGGCCCGATTTTGGCATTCTCTGTTATCCGGTCATTACGATGAAGACACCGACGACGCATGGCGGATCGCGCAAAAACCTGCTCGGTTCCGATCCCCCGGAGGATCTCGTCGAACTGATGTCGAACGAACTTCAGGTGACCGACAAAACACCTCCGACGTTCCTGTTTCACACGTTCGAAGACACAGCGGTCCCACCGCTCAACAGTGTGCTGTTCTATCAGGCGATGATCGAACACAAAGTCCCCGGCGAATTGCACATCTTCCAGGCGGGTCGCCATGGCGTAGGACTGGGCCGCTCGATTCCGGCCACAAACGCCTGGTCCACACTGGCGGAAAACTGGATGCGGAGCAACAGCTGGATCGACTGA
- a CDS encoding DUF58 domain-containing protein — protein MAEPVPPPPQTDVLNDPVVQQAISRYQLGLPRLPTAGRTGELLGRGTGSSLEFQEYREYVPGDDLRHVDWGAYARSDALMVRLFREEISPRTEIIVDGSISMTTQNGVKQQLALQLTSLLAQLTGRLGGAPAIHLLNSVYPPLRLDLNSLGKARRFSFDGTESLSELLNQSALTLKPQSIRIVISDFLFPHDPDQLVKRLATRASALWLIQVLADWEWNPQSTGGRRLIDIESLHHADMIVSQSAIQTYKERLNRLREGLMIATRRAHASFVALTAEDGLEQVCRNELSASGLLRPV, from the coding sequence ATGGCTGAGCCAGTTCCACCGCCCCCGCAGACCGATGTGCTGAATGACCCGGTCGTCCAGCAGGCAATTTCGCGCTATCAACTCGGCCTGCCCCGACTGCCGACCGCGGGACGAACCGGCGAACTGCTCGGCCGCGGCACCGGAAGCTCGCTTGAGTTTCAGGAATACCGTGAGTACGTGCCCGGCGACGATCTGCGGCACGTCGACTGGGGCGCCTACGCCCGCTCCGATGCCTTGATGGTCCGACTGTTCCGAGAAGAGATCAGCCCGCGCACCGAGATCATCGTCGACGGCTCGATTTCGATGACAACGCAGAACGGCGTCAAACAGCAGTTGGCGCTGCAGTTGACCAGCCTGTTGGCGCAGCTGACCGGCCGTCTCGGCGGCGCTCCTGCGATTCACCTGCTGAACTCCGTATATCCTCCGTTGCGGCTCGATCTGAATTCGCTGGGCAAAGCCCGCCGGTTCTCGTTCGACGGCACGGAATCGCTGTCTGAGCTGCTCAACCAGAGTGCACTCACGCTCAAGCCGCAGTCGATTCGCATCGTCATCAGCGACTTTCTTTTCCCGCACGATCCCGATCAACTCGTCAAGCGTCTGGCGACGCGAGCCAGTGCGCTGTGGTTGATTCAGGTCCTGGCCGATTGGGAATGGAACCCGCAATCAACTGGCGGTCGCCGCCTGATCGACATCGAATCGCTGCATCATGCCGACATGATCGTATCACAGTCCGCGATTCAGACTTACAAAGAACGACTCAACCGCCTGCGCGAAGGCCTGATGATTGCCACGCGGCGTGCTCATGCTTCGTTCGTTGCCCTCACCGCCGAAGACGGCCTCGAACAGGTCTGCCGCAACGAACTCTCGGCCTCAGGCCTGCTCCGCCCCGTATAG
- a CDS encoding 3-keto-disaccharide hydrolase encodes MTSIRICLIPVLALALSVSTAAAGEWKSLFDGKSIDGWIQKNGTATYRVEEGAIVGKTNEGSPNSFLCTPKDYGNFELEFEVKVADQLNSGVQIRSKTKEPKGNDEKFGRVYGPQVEIEASGEKGAEAGYVYGEATGRGWLTPKDQLIPHKHMKDGEWNSFRIVANGPNIKTWINGNMVSDLTDEAIYETHPSGFIGLQVHGIKKGTGPYEVSWRNIRIRTID; translated from the coding sequence ATGACCTCGATACGTATCTGTTTGATTCCCGTTCTGGCTCTCGCCCTGTCGGTCTCAACTGCCGCAGCTGGCGAGTGGAAGTCGCTGTTCGACGGTAAGTCGATCGATGGCTGGATTCAGAAGAACGGCACCGCGACCTACCGCGTCGAAGAGGGCGCCATCGTCGGCAAGACCAATGAAGGCAGCCCGAACTCCTTCCTGTGTACTCCGAAAGACTACGGTAACTTCGAGCTGGAATTTGAAGTCAAAGTGGCTGACCAACTGAACTCCGGAGTCCAGATCCGTTCCAAGACCAAGGAGCCAAAGGGCAACGACGAGAAGTTCGGCCGCGTGTATGGCCCTCAGGTCGAAATCGAAGCCAGTGGCGAGAAAGGAGCCGAAGCCGGTTACGTCTATGGCGAAGCGACCGGACGCGGCTGGCTGACTCCCAAAGATCAGCTGATTCCTCACAAGCACATGAAGGATGGCGAGTGGAACAGCTTCCGCATCGTCGCCAATGGACCGAACATCAAGACGTGGATCAACGGCAACATGGTCTCCGACCTGACCGACGAAGCGATCTATGAAACGCATCCTTCCGGTTTCATCGGTCTGCAGGTTCACGGCATCAAGAAGGGCACTGGCCCTTATGAAGTCTCCTGGCGGAACATTCGCATCCGCACAATCGACTAA
- the argB gene encoding acetylglutamate kinase: MTASTEHSSPLSQDDVVRKARTLVEAGAWIRQFRDRHVVIKLGGSALEEEDSVRSFLTDVIFMETVGVKPILVHGGGKSINKAVAAEGIEPRFVRGRRYTDEQTLEIAARVLAGEICEHLVDEIRSQGGRAVGLNHLTQPVLNGEPLLMTDENGEQIDLGRVGHVTGINRDVLLATCRSDTIPILPSIALDSEGGKLNVNADTAAAAVAQHLRAEKLIFVSDVPGIFLDRNDPSTLQSHLNAEQCRDLIKKGIIDSGMIPKVEASLDALAAGVKKVHLIDARIPHSLMLEIYSNRGIGTEIVL, encoded by the coding sequence ATGACCGCATCCACTGAACACTCTTCTCCGCTGTCTCAAGACGATGTCGTCCGTAAAGCGAGGACTCTTGTCGAAGCGGGCGCGTGGATCCGTCAGTTTCGCGATCGCCATGTCGTCATCAAGCTGGGCGGCAGCGCCCTCGAAGAGGAAGACTCGGTTCGCAGTTTTCTCACCGACGTCATCTTCATGGAGACCGTGGGGGTGAAGCCGATTCTCGTGCACGGCGGGGGAAAGTCGATTAACAAGGCCGTGGCGGCAGAAGGAATTGAACCGCGGTTTGTTCGCGGCCGCCGTTATACCGACGAGCAGACCCTCGAAATCGCCGCCCGCGTTCTTGCCGGAGAGATCTGCGAGCATCTCGTTGATGAGATCCGCAGCCAGGGAGGACGAGCCGTCGGACTGAATCATCTCACGCAGCCGGTGCTGAATGGCGAACCACTGCTGATGACCGACGAGAATGGCGAACAGATCGACCTCGGCCGCGTCGGCCATGTGACCGGTATCAACCGCGATGTGCTCCTCGCAACCTGCCGCAGCGACACCATTCCCATTTTGCCCTCGATCGCTCTCGACAGCGAAGGCGGCAAATTGAACGTGAATGCCGACACCGCCGCGGCGGCTGTCGCACAACATCTGCGAGCCGAGAAACTGATCTTCGTGAGCGATGTTCCCGGCATCTTCCTCGATCGCAACGATCCCTCCACGCTGCAATCGCACCTCAACGCCGAACAGTGCCGCGATCTGATCAAGAAGGGCATCATCGATTCCGGCATGATCCCCAAGGTCGAAGCCTCTCTCGATGCCCTGGCCGCCGGCGTGAAGAAGGTCCACCTGATCGACGCCCGCATTCCGCACTCCCTGATGCTCGAAATCTATTCCAACCGCGGAATCGGCACAGAAATTGTTCTGTAG
- a CDS encoding endonuclease/exonuclease/phosphatase family protein, translating to MARKKSQPSWWIAVGILVVGLFSFLGKMQLGPVLPTSDPGNGSASSGGQSGPTSPALPPAKAADRIRMATFNIQVFGESKLSDAKVTEQLVKITKQFDLVAIQEIRAADQTLMDRFLAKVNAGGGDYRYLLGERLGRTISKEQYAYLYRVSVIEPIPGSLYTIDDREDRLHREPLVASFRTRTPNGSEPFSFTLINMHTDPDEAEWEVSQLAEVYKFVKSHNPNEDDIILLGDLNVDSSKLQPLTEIPLLRSVAGNAPTNTRGTKQYDHVVVNHQNTLEFTGQAGVFDMAGFFQISQDAALDISDHQPVWAEFSTIEKYGPERLASPFDESRMVR from the coding sequence ATGGCACGCAAAAAATCGCAGCCCAGCTGGTGGATAGCCGTTGGTATCCTCGTGGTCGGGCTGTTTTCGTTTCTGGGCAAGATGCAACTTGGCCCGGTTCTGCCGACCAGTGATCCGGGCAACGGCTCGGCTTCAAGTGGCGGACAATCCGGCCCGACCTCGCCGGCTCTTCCTCCCGCGAAAGCCGCCGATCGTATTCGCATGGCGACTTTCAACATTCAGGTCTTCGGCGAATCCAAGCTGAGCGACGCCAAAGTCACCGAGCAGCTCGTGAAGATCACGAAGCAGTTCGATCTGGTGGCGATTCAGGAAATCCGAGCCGCCGACCAGACGCTGATGGACCGCTTTCTGGCCAAAGTGAACGCCGGTGGCGGCGATTACCGGTATCTGCTGGGCGAACGCCTCGGACGCACGATCAGCAAAGAGCAGTACGCTTACCTTTACAGAGTCTCCGTCATCGAGCCGATTCCGGGATCGCTGTACACAATCGATGATCGCGAAGACCGTCTGCATCGGGAACCCCTCGTCGCTTCGTTCCGCACACGGACTCCCAACGGCAGCGAGCCATTCTCGTTCACGTTGATCAACATGCACACCGATCCGGATGAAGCGGAATGGGAAGTTTCCCAGCTGGCCGAAGTCTATAAGTTCGTGAAGTCACACAACCCGAACGAAGACGACATCATCCTCCTCGGCGACCTGAACGTCGACTCGAGCAAACTACAGCCACTGACCGAAATCCCGCTCCTGCGATCGGTCGCAGGGAACGCACCGACGAACACAAGAGGCACGAAGCAGTACGACCATGTCGTGGTGAATCACCAGAACACACTGGAGTTCACCGGACAGGCGGGCGTCTTCGACATGGCCGGCTTCTTCCAGATCTCTCAGGACGCGGCCCTCGATATCTCCGACCATCAACCGGTCTGGGCCGAGTTCAGCACCATCGAAAAATATGGCCCGGAACGCCTCGCCTCGCCCTTCGATGAAAGCCGAATGGTTCGTTAA
- a CDS encoding FdhF/YdeP family oxidoreductase codes for MKPVRSGGGWRAIMYTFRKSQEAGGLWKLWKAMRSKNSCKTCALGMGGQKGGMVNELGTFPEVCKKSLQAMTADMQGAIPASYFSTYSVSQMQKFTPRELEHAGRITQPMLYKAGENYYQPISWDEAFDRIASKLKSLTPAETFWYFSGRSSNEAGFLLQLFARLYGTNNVNNCSYYCHQASGVGLSNTFGTGTATLLLEDVEHADLVFVIGGNPSSNHPRLMSTLKHVRRRGGKVIVINPVVEPGMVNFSVPSDPISLVFGTKIASLYVQPHIGGDLALLTAISKRIVERGNHDEQFLNTHTTSWSELKSHLESLNLDDLCASAGVDSDTVEQIVDMYAASKNTVFSWTMGITHHAHGVENVEAIGNLACLRGMVGRPNAGMLPIRGHSNVQGIGSMGVTPKLKDAIFNSLQSNYGIQLPTDNGMDTLACMEAAHTGAIKFGLCLGGNLYGSNPDAKFAGESLSNLDMLVTLSTTLNTGHAHALAKETIILPVLARDEEPQPTTQESMFNYVRLSDGGPARHQGPKSEIEVISQLGRRVLDDSGPVKWSEMEQTSRIREMIGKVVPGYEAIGQIDQTKQEFQIAGRTFHEPQFATADGKAKLHVHDMPALRPDDRLHLMTVRSEGQFNTVVYEDYDLYRGVDRRDVVLLHPDDLQRLGLQKNQKVSVRSDTGTLSDVLVYEFPGIKAGNALMYYPEANELVPRTRDPRSKTPAFKGIPIEIVP; via the coding sequence ATGAAACCAGTCAGATCGGGCGGCGGCTGGCGTGCCATCATGTATACATTCCGGAAGTCGCAGGAAGCGGGCGGCCTCTGGAAGCTGTGGAAGGCAATGCGGAGCAAGAACTCCTGCAAGACCTGCGCGCTCGGCATGGGCGGGCAGAAAGGGGGCATGGTCAACGAGCTCGGCACCTTCCCCGAAGTCTGCAAGAAGAGCCTGCAGGCGATGACGGCCGACATGCAGGGAGCGATTCCGGCTTCCTACTTCAGTACCTATTCCGTCTCTCAGATGCAGAAGTTCACGCCGCGTGAGCTTGAACATGCCGGCCGCATCACGCAGCCGATGCTCTACAAAGCGGGCGAGAATTACTACCAGCCGATCAGCTGGGACGAGGCCTTCGACCGCATCGCCAGCAAGCTCAAAAGCCTGACGCCAGCCGAGACGTTCTGGTACTTCAGCGGCCGCAGTTCCAATGAAGCCGGCTTCCTGCTGCAACTCTTCGCCCGGCTTTACGGCACCAACAATGTCAACAACTGCAGCTACTACTGCCATCAGGCGAGTGGCGTGGGGCTGAGCAACACGTTCGGCACCGGCACGGCGACACTGCTGCTGGAAGATGTCGAGCATGCCGACCTGGTTTTCGTCATCGGCGGCAACCCCTCAAGCAACCATCCGCGTCTGATGAGCACGCTCAAGCATGTTCGCCGTCGCGGCGGCAAGGTGATCGTGATCAATCCGGTCGTGGAGCCGGGCATGGTCAACTTCAGTGTCCCGAGCGATCCAATCAGCCTCGTCTTCGGCACCAAAATCGCTTCGCTGTATGTGCAGCCGCACATCGGGGGAGACCTCGCGCTGCTCACCGCGATCTCGAAACGGATCGTTGAGCGCGGCAATCACGACGAGCAGTTTCTCAATACGCACACCACATCCTGGTCGGAACTTAAGAGTCATCTGGAAAGCCTGAATCTCGATGATCTGTGCGCGAGCGCCGGAGTCGACTCGGACACGGTCGAGCAGATTGTCGACATGTATGCGGCTTCGAAGAACACCGTCTTCTCCTGGACGATGGGCATTACCCACCACGCCCACGGCGTCGAAAACGTCGAAGCAATCGGGAACCTCGCCTGCCTCCGCGGTATGGTCGGGCGTCCGAATGCCGGCATGTTGCCGATTCGCGGACACTCCAACGTGCAGGGCATCGGCTCGATGGGCGTCACTCCCAAGCTGAAGGACGCCATCTTCAATTCGCTCCAGTCGAACTACGGCATTCAACTGCCGACCGACAACGGAATGGATACGCTCGCCTGCATGGAAGCCGCCCATACCGGAGCGATCAAGTTCGGCCTCTGCCTCGGCGGAAACCTGTACGGCTCCAATCCCGATGCCAAGTTCGCGGGCGAGTCGCTCAGCAACCTCGACATGCTCGTCACGCTCAGCACGACCCTGAACACCGGGCACGCCCATGCTCTGGCGAAAGAGACGATTATTCTGCCCGTTCTGGCCCGCGATGAAGAACCGCAGCCGACGACCCAGGAGTCGATGTTCAACTACGTTCGCCTCAGCGACGGCGGACCGGCTCGGCATCAGGGGCCGAAGAGTGAGATCGAAGTCATCTCTCAACTCGGGCGACGCGTTCTCGATGACTCCGGCCCGGTGAAATGGTCCGAGATGGAGCAGACGAGCCGCATCCGTGAAATGATTGGCAAGGTCGTCCCCGGTTACGAAGCGATCGGGCAGATCGATCAGACGAAGCAGGAATTCCAGATCGCCGGCCGAACGTTTCATGAACCGCAGTTCGCCACCGCCGACGGCAAAGCGAAACTGCACGTTCATGACATGCCGGCTCTGCGACCGGATGATCGCCTGCATTTGATGACCGTCCGCAGCGAGGGACAGTTCAACACGGTCGTTTACGAAGATTACGACCTGTATCGCGGCGTCGACCGCCGGGATGTGGTCCTGCTCCACCCCGATGATCTGCAGCGGCTTGGCCTGCAGAAGAATCAGAAAGTCAGCGTCCGCAGCGACACCGGTACCCTGAGCGATGTCCTCGTCTACGAGTTCCCGGGCATCAAAGCAGGCAACGCGCTGATGTACTACCCCGAAGCCAACGAACTCGTCCCCCGAACCCGCGACCCCCGCTCAAAAACCCCGGCCTTCAAGGGGATTCCCATCGAGATCGTACCGTAG
- a CDS encoding response regulator transcription factor, which produces MNQHSVINVVDDDPAVAQAISVVSRSLGYRVAVYRSAEDFLYGHDPNQPGCILLDVKMPGMSGLELQRMLCDAGVTLPIIMMSGHGDIPMAVEAMSSGAVTFLEKPFRMKMLAEQIARAIEIDDARREERERCQDARARMDQLTDKERVVLEEIVHGLTNKQIAEKLGLSIRAIEDRRSRVMRKLGTNSIIELIELVKHVPPNQSFSP; this is translated from the coding sequence ATGAATCAGCACTCCGTCATCAACGTCGTTGACGACGACCCCGCGGTCGCACAGGCGATCTCGGTCGTCTCCCGATCGCTGGGTTATCGCGTCGCCGTGTATCGCTCCGCCGAAGATTTTCTGTACGGGCACGACCCGAACCAGCCCGGCTGTATTCTGCTCGATGTGAAGATGCCGGGCATGTCGGGCCTCGAACTGCAGCGCATGCTGTGTGACGCCGGCGTCACCTTGCCGATCATCATGATGAGCGGCCACGGCGACATCCCGATGGCGGTCGAAGCGATGAGCAGCGGAGCGGTCACGTTTCTCGAGAAGCCATTCCGTATGAAGATGCTGGCCGAGCAGATCGCCCGCGCCATCGAGATTGACGATGCCCGCCGCGAAGAACGCGAACGATGCCAGGACGCCCGCGCCCGGATGGATCAGCTGACCGACAAGGAACGGGTCGTGCTGGAAGAGATTGTCCACGGGCTGACCAACAAACAGATCGCCGAAAAGCTCGGGCTCTCCATCCGCGCCATCGAAGACCGCCGCTCCCGGGTCATGCGAAAACTCGGCACGAATTCGATCATCGAGCTGATTGAACTGGTCAAGCACGTTCCGCCGAACCAGTCCTTCTCCCCGTGA
- a CDS encoding two-component system sensor histidine kinase NtrB, giving the protein MSVPTPTPEELLQQNRQLRRQVVDLTAAVGRLKETSDLYRIVADTAADAILCVDEQGEIIYANPSSKTLLGYSPASLIGKSLFNLVSEEHRAIPKQAVESFLSTGEEPGNWSGMELDVISSDGTPVPVEVSFGEVRGEDGHYRFSGYLRDLRPRRKLEEQARERLSALAHANRLKSVGELASGLAHELNQPLSAICLYADLALTQARELTEDSAPLLDGLETIVTQAQRAAEIISILRELIRKNEPRRQPIDLNAAVQAVLHLLKSELETRRIQVTVQLSDEDPQIDADRTQVEQIVLNLLQNAMDAMEDVIPAQRTIQIISQVNDDLVELQIVDSGCGLPEDGEQQVFENFFTTKAQGIGIGLGICRSIAEMHRGRILAENASPQGARFTLQLPRHQDESGETA; this is encoded by the coding sequence ATGTCCGTTCCCACTCCGACTCCGGAGGAGCTGTTGCAACAGAACCGCCAGCTCCGCCGCCAGGTTGTTGACCTTACCGCCGCAGTGGGCCGGTTGAAGGAGACGTCGGACCTGTATCGCATCGTCGCCGACACAGCTGCCGATGCCATCCTCTGCGTCGATGAACAGGGCGAGATCATCTACGCCAATCCCAGTTCGAAAACGTTGCTCGGATACTCACCCGCTTCGTTGATTGGGAAGTCACTCTTCAATCTGGTCAGTGAAGAACATCGAGCGATTCCGAAGCAGGCCGTCGAGTCGTTTCTGTCGACGGGCGAAGAACCCGGCAACTGGTCGGGCATGGAACTCGACGTGATCAGCAGCGACGGCACACCGGTCCCGGTCGAGGTCTCGTTTGGGGAAGTTCGGGGCGAGGACGGACACTACCGCTTCTCCGGATATCTGAGAGATCTTCGGCCTCGCAGGAAGCTGGAAGAACAGGCCCGCGAACGCCTGTCGGCTCTGGCTCATGCGAATCGCCTCAAATCGGTCGGCGAACTCGCGTCCGGACTGGCTCACGAACTGAACCAGCCGCTGTCTGCGATCTGCCTGTACGCCGATCTCGCGCTGACCCAGGCCCGCGAGTTAACGGAAGACTCTGCCCCGCTGCTCGACGGACTCGAAACGATCGTGACCCAGGCTCAGCGAGCCGCCGAGATTATCAGCATTCTGCGAGAACTGATTCGCAAGAACGAACCCCGCCGCCAGCCGATCGATCTGAACGCAGCCGTCCAGGCGGTGCTGCACCTCTTAAAGTCGGAACTCGAAACCCGTCGCATTCAGGTGACGGTTCAGCTGTCGGACGAAGATCCGCAGATCGACGCCGATCGGACCCAGGTCGAACAGATCGTGCTCAACCTGTTGCAGAACGCCATGGATGCCATGGAAGATGTGATCCCGGCTCAGCGGACCATTCAGATTATTTCTCAGGTGAACGACGATCTTGTGGAGCTGCAGATCGTCGACTCCGGATGTGGACTCCCCGAAGACGGTGAGCAACAGGTCTTCGAGAACTTCTTCACGACCAAGGCTCAGGGAATCGGCATCGGACTCGGGATCTGCCGTTCGATCGCGGAGATGCATCGCGGTCGCATTCTGGCGGAGAACGCCTCCCCGCAGGGAGCCCGTTTCACTCTTCAGTTACCTCGCCATCAGGACGAAAGCGGGGAGACAGCATGA